A stretch of Fusarium poae strain DAOMC 252244 chromosome 2, whole genome shotgun sequence DNA encodes these proteins:
- a CDS encoding hypothetical protein (TransMembrane:8 (i278-296o302-324i336-354o366-386i407-425o437-453i465-492o550-573i)), with protein sequence MVVRRSTERSNDWLKPVDDDEDDGFLGLAEDGDAESKGILEEGNRSTLNLTTSELPVYMTIHRVRRLVLASIDDPYTMEHFRDPKMNALVVRPLVERLYNPDDISVVYCLLANRVSFLRDQSAEVHQSVNQARAILCELLASRVLRRFHEDNPGPQGLLLLSHILVEGFDPFQGAPSHMERPANRPQWPGASQDSPGSERKLTALELAIVSESKFFISSAACQRAVDAVHNGQIIYTPLSFMDFLPDYYKRRPISLYDPRTAPLLNHHRLIVPRNRNLIELVHFVILLVLYVMTMVSRHSEVNMWEFAFCIYTFGWLLEKMAAIIEHGWAVHAQNLWAFLDITFGSIFGAYFILRIYDFLLDQLHSGYGLPILCIAAPVMLTRVAFNLLPNNLVFISVHAMMKDFTMLTFLATWCFTGFLLALQWLVSASNDGDEEFSWYVVGKWMLWIWFGLDGEGIEESVRFHIIIGPALMIAFAFLGNTLFLTILIAMLTNTFSKIVADETAEIQFRRAVLTFEGVKSDSIFAYPPPFNILALMTLLPLKLVTSARIFHIVNVALIRILNMPTLLLISFVERRRLWMQSRRAAGKRSKWQFTSLSPHNDVQAVFKSVPPTEISDIIDQLDPLGEVPILEDDLMPTMAADNPQSKLRRVRMLQREGHRRTGGNDETWSSASSVQDE encoded by the exons ATGGTGGTCCGCAGAAGCACTGAGCGCTCCAACGACTGGCTCAAGCCcgtcgacgatgatgaagatgacggctTTCTCGGCTTGGCAGAGGATGGAGATGCTGAATCAAAGGGAATCCTCGAAGAGGGGAACAGATCGACGCTTAACTTGACGACTTCTGAGCTTCCCGTGTATATGACAATTCACCG AGTCCGGCGTTTAGTCCTTGCGAGTATCG ATGACCCTTACACCATGGAACACTTTAGAGATCCAAAGATGAACGCTCTTGTTGTAAGACCGTTGGTTGAAAGACTTTATAACCCAGATGACATCTCGGTTG TCTACTGTCTATTGGCAAATCGTGTCTCTTTCCTAAGAGACCAATCAGCAGAAGTTCATCAAAGCGTTAACCAAGCTCGTGCAATCCTGTGCGAGCTACTTGCTAGTCGAGTCCTCCGTCGTTTCCATGAGGATAACCCAGGACCTCAGGGTCTTTTGCTGCTATCCCACATCCTCGTCGAGGGGTTTGATCCATTCCAGGGGGCACCTAGTCACATGGAGCGCCCAGCTAACCGCCCGCAATGGCCCGGAGCTTCTCAAGATAGCCCTGGATCTGAAAGAAAGCTTACGGCATTGGAGTTAGCAATCGTCTCAGAAAGCAAGTTCTTCATCAGCTCCGCGGCCTGTCAGAGAGCTGTCGACGCTGTCCATAATGGACAGATTATCTATACGCCACTGTCGTTTATGGATTTCCTTCCAGATTACTACAAACGACGGCCTATCTCACTTTACGATCCTCGAACCGCACCCCTGCTCAATCACCACCGTCTCATCGTCCCTCGCAACCGAAATCTGATTGAACTTGTCCATTTTGTCATTCTTCTAGTCTTGTATGTCATGACCATGGTCTCTCGTCACTCTGAAGTCAACATGTGGGAGTTTGCCTTTTGTATCTACACCTTCGGCTGGCTCCTTGAGAAGATGGCCGCCATTATCGAGCACGGCTGGGCAGTCCACGCCCAAAACCTATGGGCCTTTTTGGATATTACATTCGGTTCCATCTTTGGCGCCTACTTTATTCTTCGCATCTACGATTTCCTGCTCGATCAGCTTCACTCCGGCTACGGATTACCGATATTGTGTATTGCAGCGCCCGTCATGTTGACTCGAGTTGCTTTCAATCTGCTACCCAACAACTTGGTCTTCATCTCAGTTCATGCCATGATGAAGGACTTTACCATGTTGACGTTTCTCGCTACTTGGTGTTTTACTGGCTTTCTGCTTGCTTTGCAGTGGCTTGTTAGTGCTAGCAACGATGGCGATGAAGAGTTTAGTTGGTATGTCGTGGGCAAGTGGATGCTTTGGATCTGGTTCGGTCTTGATGGTGAAGGAATCGAAGAGTCAGTCCGTTTCCACATCATCATCGGTCCTGCACTCATGATTGCCTTTGCATTCCTCGGCAACACACTTTTCCTGACTATCCTTATCGCCATGCTTACAAACACTTTCTCCAAAATTGTGGCAGACGAAACCGCTGAGATTCAGTTTCGACGCGCTGTTTTGACATTTGAAGGTGTCAAGAGCGACTCGATCTTTGCCTACCCTCCCCCTTTCAATATCCTGGCTCTCATGACGCTTCTACCCCTGAAGCTTGTCACCTCAGCCCGGATCTTCCATATTGTGAATGTGGCTCTGATTCGAATTCTTAACATGCCTACTCTTCTTCTAATCAGCTTTGTGGAGCGCCGTCGTCTTTGGATGCAGTCGAGACGTGCTGCCGGCAAGCGATCCAAGTGGCAATTCACCTCCTTGTCACCTCACAACGATGTCCAGGCTGTCTTCAAGTCTGTCCCACCAACCGAAATCTCCGACATTATCGATCAGCTCGACCCCCTGGGAGAAGTCCCCATTCTCGAGGACGATCTGATGCCGACAATGGCAGCCGATAACCCGCAGTCCAAGCTGAGGCGAGTCAGAATGTTGCAGCGGGAGGGACACCGACGAACAGGCGGAAACGACGAAACATGGAGCAGCGCAAGTAGCGTTCAGGATGAGTAA